The following DNA comes from Miscanthus floridulus cultivar M001 chromosome 5, ASM1932011v1, whole genome shotgun sequence.
TTTCTCTCTAAAGAAAAGGACTGTACAGTTACTTTGTAAGTTAGATTAGCAGAAAAATCTACTAAACCCAAACGTCGAGTTCTATTTTGAACAGATGCCACAACTGGGCTCATCGACCGAGATGGAAACATTAAAAAAAACACGCAATAAAAAAACACGACAGTGGACAAAAAAGGTGTATAGaaaaaaataaagtaaaaaaTGGACTCGTCGACCGAGATGGAAACATTAAAAAACAcggaataaaaaataaaaaacacgatGGTGGAAAAAGAAGAGGGtgcatagaaaaaaaataaagtaaACAAATAGGACATGCTGGTCGACCAGAAAAAGAGcctatatataaaaaaagaggcCATACATTGCAGGTCGAACAAAAAAAAGTGTAATATAGCAAAACACGCAAACGTTAAGGATAGGGCTTAGACATCCGGCCTCAGGCCTGCGTCCGGACATAGCTCCAATTCGATGCACCTGCTACGTCCCGTCTCGTCTCCTGCGTCACCATGTCGTGATGGCTCCCGTGCGACAGCGATGGCGTAGGCGAGCATGCCGTTGATTAGGAGCAGCGCGACTCCAGGGCCGCGTACACCAGCGCGGACGTCCTCCGGTGTAGCGCTGCCGTCAACTTACAGCAGATACCGTCATGGCTCTATAGCTCTCTCTTTCTCGCTCGACCATCCTACATCGATcgagatctatttttgcaacattatACCCTAGCACACAATGAAGAAATTTAACCACGAGGCCGGGAGGGCATGCATGGATCACCAATTCACCACGAGCGAGAGACGTGCGAGGTTAGAACAATATGGTTAGTGGTGGTAAGCCACTCCTGTCTGCGCTGCACGCCGCTGCACAAGTCAAAGACAAAGCTCCAGCTAGCTAGGGGGTAAGAGTTAGGGATAAAAACGGACTGAAATGGGCGAAAAAACGCTTCTTCCGTTTTCATTTCTATATTTTTTAGCGGAAATGGGCCGGAATCGAGaagaaaacaaaattaaaaaCAGATGGAGATATACAGAAATACAGAGATACGGATGGAGAGCCAGAAAATTAAGTTAgaataacatgatcaaatattctCCATGTACAAAGTCATAAAACAATATACACATACGAAGTTATCGGTCCAATATTCACTAGCATGCCATGTGTTAACACGTTAACATGTATAATTGGTGATTAGTAGGTTTATGAACATATCAATTTCTAGGCATATCTCACATGGATAGAAAACGGGATGAAAAACGGACTAAATACGGGTCAATTCCAGATAAAAACGGGATTCCGCGGAAACGGATGGAAAAATCCTCTCTCGTTTCTGAATGGATCCCACAAATTCGGAAACAGGCGGAACAAAATAGAAAACGGAACGGGCCAGAACAGGATTTTTCCCGTCCGTTTTGAACTTGAGGGTCCGTTTTCAACTTGAGTAAGAGTGTAATATAGCAAGCAAAAAAGAAATGGaccaaaagagagaaaaaaaaaaagaaaagtggcCCATGCAGGTCTCGAACCTGCGACCTTCGCGTTATTAGCACGACGCTCTAACCAGCTGAGCTAATAGGCCAGTTCAGTATGAAACATTATACCAtgctatatatataatataacaaATAACTCTAATAACCAGGCATGCATAGATcggttttattattttttttggaaacatCGATTCGATTGACACCCTCACCGCCGCTGGGTTAACAGCCGGCCAGCCGGGACCGGGGCAGACGGACGCAGGCCGCACCACCCGACACACGGACACACACACAGTATGGAGTCGGAAGGCTGTACGCGCTGAACGTGCCGTGGTCCACGCCGCTCGATTCAGAGCGCAGGGAGGCCCTGCCTCGCCAGTTGCGTGACGGCCAGCCCCCACCCAAGCTACCCGTCCCGTCCGTCTGCCATGCGCCGGGGAGTGAGTAGGGGAGCGCGCATCGGGTCGACCGGCACGTGAAGGCGGCGGTGGTCCGGCCCCTGCTACCACCTGCTCATGCCTCGGTAGCGAAGCTTTCTTTCAGCCGGTGCCGCTTTATTAATTCGCTGCGTAGTACGTCTAGTAGAGCTACGGGATACGTACGTGTACTAGGTTAGCTACCACGGCAACATGCGTTGCGTGTGCGTGTGATCCTCTGCTCTGTGTCTGTGTACTGTGTGGTTGCGATCGCGACTGACTGaggcccgttcgcttcgctgaaaaaacaaaccaaaatactctttcgactgatttgttgtgagagaaaaatgttTTTTCAAtagaaaaaacaagctgaaaagtacggattacaagcgaacatggcctggCCATCGAGCGAGCATCCCAATTATCTCAAATCTCTCCCCATTAACAGTAGTTTGCTGTTTTTCTATATGGTTCGGGACTTGAGGCCGGCCGGGCGGCCGGTACCACGAATGAGAGAGACACATGTGAGCATCAACTAGTCGTACGGCGTGTTTCAGATACTGATGGTCTGATCTTGCCTGCGCACACACTCGGCAGGGCACGGCTTGCAAAGTTGCAAGAGGGGGTTTGGTTTGCACTTGCAGTCATGCACACTTGCACTTGTCGGGGACGCGCCTGACGTGCAGCCGCACCTAGAAGAATCTGTGACCGCCGAGCCCTGCCCGAGAGATGCCGTGCGCGTGTGTGCCGCGGGTGCGCAGCGCCACCACGTCTGCTACAGTCTCCTCCTCCGCTATCCTACTGTAGCAAGCACTTACTGtattattaataataataatttaaagGCATATAATCGCTTGCGCCTGCAAAGCTACAACCGCTTCTGTACATCCGGGAGCTTTTGCGGAGGCACTGCACTGCAGGTGCCTCGCGTTGAGAAACCGGCTGGCCCGTGTTGTTTACTGTGTGGCAACAGAGCAACGGTCGTCCGCGCGCGACGACCGATCTGGCGTGTAGCGCAAGCATGATCGGTGCAAATCCAAGTGTCAACAGACAGAGTAGGGCAGAAAATCGACAACAGTGATTCGCCAGGGACAGTGTAGTACATCACAGTGCCTAGCGGTTTGAaatgaaaaaccaattcttttcATGGAAATGCAAGCGCTAGTTCTGatctgcagcctgttcgcttgctcgtatctggctgataagccaagtcatgacttatcagccaacgaataatatttttctctcacaccaaatcagctaacagtactttTCAGTCATGGTTTATAAGTCAAACCAATCCAAACGAATAGAGCGCTGGTTTGTATCGTAGAATCCCTGGCATGGAACCGCATGGCACATCATGAAATTGGTATGGCTGTTGTCTTGTTGATTTTAAAAAAACGGTATATTTTTCTCATTCTTAACAGTGGTGATGATGAAACATATACTCGATGGGGTTCACGTATTGCTTGGTACCGTTGTCACGAGCTCAGAAATGCCACGGCGTCTTCTTATGTTCGATGTCTCAACACTTCAACAGGCCACGCAGACGCAGGAGGAATGGGGCGAGGATGCTGACGAGCATCCAGTCACGGCCTAAAGCTACTAGTTTCTCTAGAACAAATCCAGGGGAGCGCGCGAGGGAACAAGTGTTTCTAGAGCTTCCACGATTGCAATGGCGTTTTCCAGGGTGCCGTTTATTCAACTATGACGACATGCCTAACAGAATTTCATGTCATTTCAGCCTGCCATTTACGACCGATGCCATGGCAGGATGCCACGCTCTCAATCGAAGCATTTGGACCGCGCGCACCGAGATTCTACAGTAACCAACCCCGCTACCCTGACCGAATTTACAGTAACTACGATTGGGATACCCATGCCCTAGCTGCTGCAGCTGATATTGCTCTCCTCACTGGCGCtgccgctgctcctgctcctgctgccGTCCGCGTTGCAGCTGTCACTCTGATTGTTCTCTTCCGCCGCGCGCCACGCGGACGCCGAGAAGAGCGGCCGCCCGTGCCAGCCCAGTGTCAGGCACCCCTCGGCCTCCTCCACGCAGTGTCCTTCCCCGGAGAAGAGCCCCACCAGCATCCTCGCCTGCCGCAGCGCGTTGGCCCCCAGCGGCACGGCGGCCAGCCCCGCCCCCGCGCGGGGGCCCCCCAGCCTGTCCCGCCACCGCCGCAGCGGCTCGTGCCGTTCCCTGCGGTCCGCGCCCTCGCCGCACACGATGTCGCAGATCTCGCGCTCCAGGTAcgcctccgccgccgcgtcgcccgcgccgccgctggcGGCGTCCAGGGAGTCGAACACCGCCGAGTAGTAGAAGAGCGCCTCCGTGAACCGGTCCAGGAACCCCGGCTTGTTGTGGTCGGCCTCCTGCTCCACGACCGTGAACACCCTGGGCCGCACGGAGGCGACGCAGTCGAGGACGGCGTCGATgggcgcccgcgcccgcggccgCGCGTCGTCGGACGAAGGGTCGTcggcgaggaggcggtggagcTGGAGCACGGAGTTGACGGCGACGGCCTCGCCCTGCGACACCTGCAGCATCCAGGGGCGCACCTCGTCGAGGCGGTTGGCGGCGACGCCGCGGAAGGAGAAGTGGACGCGCACGGAGCGCGCGAGGTCGGCGAGGCGGACCCCGACGTCGCGGAGGTCGTCGCGGCcgggaggggagggcgggccaATGCCGGTGAGGCGGAGCGACGGCGGCCCGCCGGGGCGGAGCGCCAGGGCCTGGATCAGCGCGGGCCACTGGAGGCCCTGCATGAGGCTGAAGTCGATGATGTGGACGTGCCTGCAGCCCTGGACGGCCTCCAGGATGGCCTGGTTGGCCGTGAAGTGCGCGAACTTGAGGTACGGCCCCGCCTCGTAGAAGCGGTGGTAGAGGAAGGCTCCGTCGGCGACTTCGGCGGCGGGCGGAGGCGAATTCGTGTGAGGAGGGAGCAGCCGGCGGGACAGCGCGGCGGTGAAGTGGACGGCGACGCGGCCGATGCCGGAGGTGGGCGACACGGCGGCGAGCGCGGCGTGCGCGTCGGCCAGGTGCGCCGACGCGCCCGCGTGGTCGCCCGCCTCCACGGCGCCGGCGCAGCTCATGAGGAGGTGCACCAGGCGGATGcccgcggcctcctcctcctcccgccgcatcgccgccagcgccgccgcgaAGTCGGGCAGCGCCTCCATGTGCTGCATCGCGTGCATGTCCGCGTAGTACGCAGCAGCAACCCCGGCGGCGTCGGGCACCGCGGTGGGCAGCGGAGGCAAGGTGACGTCGTCGAGCCCAGCATCCGCGGGCTCCTCCGGCCACTGGAAGGGGAACGACGCGCCGCCCATGGCCATGGGTCTGTGAGAGGGTGTGGCTCGGTGGCGTGCTCTGCTCTTCTGTGAAGCGGTCAGCAGAGTGACGGCTTCGCGCTTGGCGGGCGGGCGGTGAGTGATGTACTAGAGCCTAGGCTAGAGGGGAGTGAGTGAGGTGAGGGGCTGATGATGACGACCGGGTGggtgcgggggcgggggcgggtgcGGGGGCGAGGGGCGAGGGTTAAGGTGCGGGGAGGGAGGTCCGGAGGTGCGGTGACGTCGGAAACGCCGGGGGAGGTCGGTTACACGTGGAGAGGCGGGCAGGAGCACGGGGCGGACGGCCCTGCCTGCTCCTTCTGTCAATTCCTGTTTCCTCAACTTGTCTGTGGGGATCTCGCTCGTCTGTGACTAAGGGTGGCAACGGGATGTACCGGTCGCATATCGTCTGAGCATTCTCTTCCCGAATTCATTCCGTTTCCGTCTCCGTTAATTGTCTTGGGTATGGATTTTTATTCATCTTtgtacccgtcgggcatcggtcgggtaatagatacccgacgggtactgcatacccaataaacaaggacacttgtgATCGTAGCTttacaatcggagacgtttcttcttcacccgggtataagtgtcggagtcatAGAGATGCCGAGGaaaaggagcgaggttgcgaggaggatgaGCAAagatggcagagagaccgaactgaggaagcgaaagacacgagcgctcgtgaggcaggcgtgcttgtgctgctgacggagatggtgaggaaaaattaaactagagttcctagaacacacaaactatatatatgattgttcagatttggaccaaaatacctatgttgagcttttttttttgcctaatactcgcatgacagctcaaataatcGGGGTTCTCTAACGGGTAACGGGGATGGGTAAACAGAGAACGTTCCCGTACTCGCTATACCCGTCGAGGATGGATTCTTATCCATTTAAATGCCCGCAGATAAAGATACGATCACATGCCGTGGGACTAGGGAGGACGGATTTTACGACACAAACTGAGGACGAGAGACAGTACCCCGTGGGAAGTTTCCTCACTGTTTGACGCTCCACAACCTTCCTTCCCAAAGTATAGTAATAAGGGAAAAACGAGTGGCCTCAGCACAATGACGCGGCAGgttattgttcgtagatttttgGTTTGGCCTCGAGTCtattcccaaaattttgcaaaatttttcaagattctccgtcacatcgaatttttgacATATGCacaaagcattaaatataaataaaaaataaaactaattacacagtttagacgaaatttacgagacaaatcttttaagcctaattaaactatgattggacactaattaccaaataacaacgaaagtgctacggtaccaTTTCCCCAAAAAattgccaactaaacaaggcctatgttTACATGCACATCAATGCCTTgttttatactccctccgtcccttttTATGTGTCGTTTGCGCTTCCCAagaaacaactttgattaaatatatattaaaaaatattaatatttatagtacataattagtatcattggaaagatatttgaatctagttttttaataaatttatttggagatacaaatattgcacgtattttctataaatcgagtcaaacttgtggcacgaaaactGGAAACGACAAACAataagggacagagggagtatctaACATTAGAGAACACAGGTTTCGTCAGATATATTGATGCTTGGTTCGTATAGTCACATGTTCAGTTATATAGGGTCACTATTGTAGTGGGCACTTTGTTCTCTAAATTGTCTATCTAAACAGATTTGGTCATGGCAAAATTATGTTGGTGGATTGCCCAAGTAACCGAGTGGATCCATTGAAATGTTGGTAACTACTACTAGTATCCATGATAAGCAAAGAAATTATAGGCAACTCTTTACAGATCTTTGGCACGGCAAA
Coding sequences within:
- the LOC136452576 gene encoding protein SLENDER RICE1-LIKE 1-like, with amino-acid sequence MAMGGASFPFQWPEEPADAGLDDVTLPPLPTAVPDAAGVAAAYYADMHAMQHMEALPDFAAALAAMRREEEEAAGIRLVHLLMSCAGAVEAGDHAGASAHLADAHAALAAVSPTSGIGRVAVHFTAALSRRLLPPHTNSPPPAAEVADGAFLYHRFYEAGPYLKFAHFTANQAILEAVQGCRHVHIIDFSLMQGLQWPALIQALALRPGGPPSLRLTGIGPPSPPGRDDLRDVGVRLADLARSVRVHFSFRGVAANRLDEVRPWMLQVSQGEAVAVNSVLQLHRLLADDPSSDDARPRARAPIDAVLDCVASVRPRVFTVVEQEADHNKPGFLDRFTEALFYYSAVFDSLDAASGGAGDAAAEAYLEREICDIVCGEGADRRERHEPLRRWRDRLGGPRAGAGLAAVPLGANALRQARMLVGLFSGEGHCVEEAEGCLTLGWHGRPLFSASAWRAAEENNQSDSCNADGSRSRSSGSASEESNISCSS